From Hymenobacter volaticus, the proteins below share one genomic window:
- a CDS encoding arginase family protein, translating to MRASLGAVAGLPYEDVGVVWLDAHGDFNTPETSESGFLDGMGLAVLTGQCWQPLACSVPGFKPVPPTRVLHVGGRNFDTLELAALQEAGVTLLAPEQVSAQVANALTLSVKALAAQVAHCYVHIDLDVLDAKQVGRANSYASAGGLTLAQVLAVLETVQQQLPISAVTFASYDPQADMHGQVLAAALRIAQQLLPSA from the coding sequence TTGCGGGCATCGTTAGGCGCGGTAGCGGGCTTGCCTTACGAAGACGTTGGGGTCGTGTGGCTGGATGCGCACGGCGACTTCAACACCCCCGAAACCAGTGAAAGTGGCTTTCTTGATGGCATGGGCCTCGCTGTTCTTACGGGGCAGTGCTGGCAACCGCTAGCCTGTTCGGTGCCCGGCTTCAAACCCGTACCGCCAACGCGCGTGCTCCACGTCGGCGGCCGGAACTTTGATACACTAGAATTAGCTGCCCTCCAAGAAGCTGGCGTAACCTTGCTAGCACCCGAGCAAGTGAGCGCGCAAGTTGCCAACGCGCTAACACTTTCAGTAAAGGCCTTGGCTGCGCAGGTAGCTCACTGCTATGTACATATAGACTTGGACGTGCTTGACGCCAAGCAAGTAGGCCGTGCTAATTCGTATGCTTCCGCTGGCGGCTTGACACTGGCGCAGGTGCTTGCCGTCTTGGAGACCGTGCAACAGCAACTGCCGATTAGCGCCGTTACCTTTGCTTCCTACGATCCACAAGCAGATATGCACGGACAAGTCCTTGCCGCGGCCTTACGCATCGCGCAGCAATTATTGCCGTCCGCTTAA
- a CDS encoding helix-turn-helix domain-containing protein → MQLYRKVKAVLGTGVTDFIQNLRLSKARDLLLDESLTITDVAYETGFSSLSYFSTSFKARYQLSPSEFRALQLAPPN, encoded by the coding sequence ATGCAGCTTTACCGTAAGGTGAAGGCTGTGCTCGGCACGGGTGTCACCGACTTCATTCAGAACTTGCGCCTAAGCAAAGCCCGCGACTTGTTGCTCGACGAATCGCTCACGATTACCGACGTTGCCTACGAAACCGGTTTCTCTTCGCTGTCTTATTTCTCGACCAGCTTCAAGGCCCGTTACCAACTTTCTCCTTCTGAGTTCCGGGCTTTGCAGCTAGCCCCGCCTAACTGA
- a CDS encoding alginate lyase family protein, with amino-acid sequence MAATGAAQATPAQPFLLLDGAKMAAYKTAYKRGGKQETQQVKSLLGQADQALEHELYTITTKTKLPPSGDKHDFMSQAPYFWPDPNKPDGKPYIQKDGLVNPEAKAMKDDANLAGVCKDVKTLALAYYFSGDAKYATKASQQLRTFFLDPATRMNPNLNFGQGIPGTTDGRSYGIIQTRHLVEIPEALALLDGSTSVDAKLISGLKTWFGQYMEWLTTSKLGQAEGNNKNNHGTFYDLQVVDFALFVGNKALARRTIESQTLPRVTVQFAPDGSQPLELDRTRPWNYTSMNLQGWVQLAVLARHVGIDLWNYSTPDGRGLRKAVTWLQPYLLREKQLERADVTPTSNETALMLYQRAAQEYSSLNASQILALYPDFQAAPWAI; translated from the coding sequence ATGGCCGCAACCGGAGCCGCGCAAGCGACTCCGGCTCAGCCCTTCCTGCTGCTCGATGGCGCCAAGATGGCCGCCTACAAAACTGCTTACAAGCGCGGGGGCAAGCAGGAAACGCAGCAAGTTAAGTCCCTGCTTGGGCAAGCCGACCAAGCGCTAGAGCACGAGCTATACACTATAACCACCAAAACGAAGCTGCCCCCTAGCGGCGACAAGCACGACTTCATGTCGCAGGCGCCCTACTTCTGGCCCGACCCCAACAAGCCCGATGGCAAGCCCTACATCCAAAAAGATGGGTTGGTGAATCCGGAGGCGAAAGCCATGAAAGATGATGCCAACCTAGCCGGCGTGTGCAAGGATGTGAAGACGTTGGCCTTAGCGTATTACTTCTCTGGCGACGCCAAGTACGCAACCAAGGCCAGCCAGCAGCTGCGTACCTTTTTCCTGGACCCGGCCACCCGCATGAACCCGAACTTGAACTTCGGGCAAGGCATTCCCGGCACGACCGACGGCCGCAGCTACGGCATCATTCAGACGCGCCATTTGGTGGAAATCCCGGAGGCACTTGCCTTGCTTGACGGTAGCACCAGTGTGGACGCAAAGCTAATATCCGGCCTGAAAACCTGGTTCGGTCAGTACATGGAGTGGCTGACCACTAGCAAGCTCGGCCAAGCCGAAGGCAACAACAAAAACAACCACGGCACATTCTACGATTTACAAGTGGTGGATTTTGCTTTGTTTGTCGGCAACAAAGCCTTGGCTCGCCGCACCATTGAAAGCCAGACGTTGCCACGCGTGACCGTACAATTTGCTCCCGACGGGTCGCAGCCGCTGGAACTCGACCGTACCCGGCCCTGGAATTATACCTCCATGAATCTGCAAGGGTGGGTACAGCTGGCCGTTTTGGCCCGGCACGTCGGCATAGACTTATGGAACTACAGCACGCCCGATGGCCGCGGCCTTCGCAAAGCGGTGACGTGGTTGCAACCGTATTTGCTGCGGGAAAAGCAGCTAGAACGCGCCGACGTTACGCCAACTTCCAACGAAACGGCCCTGATGCTTTACCAACGGGCAGCGCAAGAGTATTCCTCGTTAAATGCCTCGCAAATACTGGCTTTGTACCCTGATTTTCAGGCAGCGCCTTGGGCTATCTGA
- a CDS encoding SusC/RagA family TonB-linked outer membrane protein, producing the protein MQKFTHLLLPAALALSLSAQAQTRQITGTVLSATDKTPLPGVSVIIKGTTTGTSTDTNGKFTLPVAAGNDQVLIFSFIGFEPTEVRVGSGSVVEPVQLKEKTTELDDVVVVGYGTQRKRDVTGSVASISAEQVAETPIARADQILQGRVSGVQVTQTNSEPGGNVSIRIRGTNSINTGNEPLFVVDGFPGGGDLNSINPSDIESVEILKDASATAIYGSRGANGVVLITTKKGKAGRNAINFEAYTGVQVVRNKYELMNAPEFAAYLNDVQTQGNEGSANPLPLPYTQEQIDAMGEGTNWQEEILRPARMSNYQLSFNGGNEETRYNLSFNYFDQDGIILNSGFKRGTIRLNLDRKISRKLSFSLSSQIAGTLEKRALVNSQGGSFGGVLLDALRISPVVPVRDEFGNYTYSNSPLPYVEDLGNPVAYANKTKDNRTTGRGLFNVAGNYELLEGLTLRVTAGLDYRTTQSDVYRPSDVFLGRLNNGSASRGETNRYSWLNENTLTYDRKLNENNALNVVGGLTFQKYYGNDFGASANNFFTNTLGSDNLALGANILTPSSGRYTNSLASYFGRVNYRLFEKYLFTFTMRADGSSRFGRNNKWGYFPSAAFAYRLIDEPFMKGVSFLSDLKLRLGYGVTGNQEISNYQSLARYDVGSYASGSNRLVGLVPLNIVNPDLRWESTAASNVGVDVAFLQNRISITADAYYKKTTDLLLQVSTPRTTGYNSIYLNAGSVQNKGVEFALNTTNFDGEKFSWNTNLNISFNRNKVLDLNGEYERFVGSSSSSLFVGSGLGQTSILRIGEPIGSFYGYEFDGLWQSAEEIRNSGTKTVVRPGDPRYRDLNGDGSITAADRTIIGRAQPDFIYGVTNGFKYGNFNLSVFIQGCRAPTYST; encoded by the coding sequence ATGCAAAAATTTACCCACCTGCTGCTCCCTGCGGCTCTAGCCCTTTCTCTTTCGGCGCAGGCCCAAACCCGACAAATAACGGGTACCGTGCTGAGTGCCACCGACAAAACGCCCCTGCCGGGCGTGTCAGTCATTATTAAAGGCACTACCACTGGTACCTCTACCGATACTAATGGTAAGTTCACGCTGCCAGTAGCAGCCGGCAACGACCAAGTGTTGATTTTCTCTTTCATCGGGTTCGAGCCAACCGAAGTGCGCGTTGGCAGCGGCTCGGTGGTAGAACCTGTGCAGCTGAAAGAAAAAACCACCGAACTCGATGATGTAGTAGTAGTTGGGTACGGGACGCAGCGTAAGCGCGATGTAACCGGTTCGGTGGCTTCCATTTCCGCTGAGCAGGTAGCTGAAACGCCCATTGCTCGCGCCGACCAGATTTTGCAGGGCCGCGTGAGTGGGGTGCAGGTAACCCAAACCAACTCCGAGCCCGGCGGCAACGTCTCTATCCGTATTCGCGGCACCAACTCTATCAATACTGGCAACGAGCCGCTGTTTGTGGTGGACGGTTTCCCCGGCGGTGGCGACTTGAACTCCATCAACCCCTCGGATATCGAGTCGGTGGAGATTCTGAAAGATGCGTCGGCCACGGCTATTTATGGCTCGCGCGGCGCCAACGGCGTGGTGCTTATCACCACCAAAAAAGGCAAAGCCGGCCGTAATGCTATCAATTTCGAGGCTTATACGGGGGTGCAAGTGGTGCGCAATAAGTACGAGCTGATGAATGCTCCCGAGTTTGCCGCTTACCTCAACGATGTGCAAACCCAAGGCAACGAAGGCTCTGCCAACCCGCTGCCGCTGCCCTACACGCAAGAGCAGATTGACGCTATGGGTGAGGGTACCAACTGGCAAGAGGAAATTCTGCGGCCGGCCCGAATGAGCAACTATCAGCTCAGTTTTAACGGCGGCAACGAAGAAACTCGGTACAATCTGAGCTTCAACTATTTCGACCAAGACGGCATCATCCTGAACTCAGGCTTCAAGCGAGGTACTATTCGCCTGAACCTGGACCGTAAAATCAGCCGCAAGCTGAGCTTCAGCTTGTCGAGCCAGATTGCGGGTACTTTGGAGAAACGGGCGCTGGTTAATTCCCAGGGCGGTAGCTTCGGCGGCGTGCTGCTCGATGCACTGCGCATCAGTCCTGTGGTGCCTGTGCGTGATGAATTCGGCAACTACACGTACTCTAATAGTCCACTGCCTTACGTGGAAGATTTGGGCAACCCGGTGGCGTATGCCAACAAAACCAAGGACAACCGGACCACGGGCCGCGGGCTGTTCAACGTGGCCGGCAACTACGAGCTGCTGGAAGGATTGACCTTGCGCGTGACGGCGGGCCTCGACTACCGCACCACGCAGAGCGACGTGTACCGGCCCTCCGATGTATTCTTGGGTCGCCTCAACAACGGCTCGGCCTCTCGTGGGGAAACCAACCGTTACAGCTGGCTTAATGAAAACACGCTTACCTACGACCGGAAGCTCAACGAAAACAATGCTCTGAATGTTGTCGGGGGTCTGACCTTCCAGAAGTACTACGGCAACGACTTCGGGGCCTCAGCCAACAACTTCTTTACCAACACGCTGGGCTCCGACAACCTGGCATTGGGGGCCAATATTCTGACGCCAAGCTCGGGTCGCTACACCAACTCGCTGGCTTCATATTTCGGGCGGGTCAACTATCGCTTGTTTGAGAAATACTTGTTCACGTTCACGATGCGGGCCGACGGTTCCTCGCGCTTCGGCCGCAACAACAAGTGGGGCTATTTTCCCTCTGCTGCCTTCGCCTACCGCCTCATCGACGAGCCGTTTATGAAAGGTGTTAGCTTCCTGAGCGACTTGAAGTTGCGCCTCGGCTACGGCGTGACTGGCAACCAGGAAATCAGCAACTACCAGTCGTTGGCCCGCTACGACGTGGGCAGTTACGCTTCGGGCAGCAACCGTTTGGTGGGTTTGGTGCCGCTCAACATTGTGAATCCAGACTTGCGCTGGGAATCCACAGCGGCCAGCAACGTGGGCGTGGACGTGGCTTTCTTGCAAAACCGCATTTCCATCACAGCAGATGCCTATTACAAGAAAACCACCGACTTGCTGCTGCAAGTATCGACGCCGCGCACCACGGGCTACAACAGCATTTACTTGAATGCAGGTAGCGTGCAAAACAAAGGCGTCGAGTTTGCGCTCAACACCACCAATTTCGACGGCGAGAAGTTTTCGTGGAACACCAACCTGAACATTTCCTTTAACCGCAACAAAGTGCTGGACCTCAACGGCGAGTACGAGCGGTTTGTAGGCAGCTCCAGTTCTAGCTTGTTTGTGGGCTCGGGCCTAGGCCAGACCAGCATTTTGCGGATTGGGGAGCCGATTGGCTCGTTCTATGGCTACGAGTTTGATGGGCTCTGGCAGTCGGCCGAGGAAATCCGCAACAGCGGCACTAAAACCGTGGTACGCCCCGGCGACCCGCGCTACCGCGACCTGAATGGCGACGGCTCTATCACGGCCGCCGACCGTACCATCATTGGGCGGGCCCAACCCGACTTCATCTACGGCGTCACCAACGGCTTCAAGTACGGCAACTTCAACCTAAGCGTGTTTATTCAGGGGTGCAGGGCACCGACGTACTCAACCTGA
- a CDS encoding Gfo/Idh/MocA family protein: MIVPRFVLGGRGYTAPSDQLVVAGVGVGGKGESDIAAFAKTGKARIGYLCDVDTRRAAKSVQAFPQAKYYKDWREMLDKEGKNIDAVSVSTPDHNHAVVTLAAMQLGKHVYVQKPLTHDLHEARALTEAAKRYKVVTQMGNQGASNDGVRQLQEWYDAKIIGDVHTVYCWTDRPVWPQGIAWPTAKASTPAELDWDLWLGTAPYREYVDKLVPFNWRGWWDYGTGALGDMGCHLLEAPFRVLNLQYASAVQASVGSVYVDEFKRGYFPESCPPSSHVTLTFPKTNKTNGEVTVHWMDGGIQPERPDELGPNEVFGDGGNGILFVGKKGKMMASTYSADPRLLPTSRTQEVKVKQTLARVPGGANGHYGQWVEACLAGYGNKQVSSPFELAGPLTEALLMANLAIRGYDLQRPNVNGQGMTYPGRGVELLWDNNQMKVTNLDEVNRFVKREYRTGWHLG, encoded by the coding sequence ATGATTGTTCCGCGCTTTGTGCTCGGGGGGCGCGGCTATACCGCCCCGAGCGACCAGTTGGTAGTAGCCGGCGTGGGAGTAGGAGGCAAGGGCGAAAGTGATATAGCAGCGTTTGCCAAAACCGGTAAAGCCCGCATCGGCTACCTGTGCGACGTTGACACCCGACGAGCAGCCAAATCTGTGCAAGCTTTCCCACAAGCCAAGTACTACAAGGATTGGCGGGAAATGCTCGACAAGGAAGGCAAGAATATCGACGCGGTTTCGGTGTCTACGCCCGACCACAACCATGCCGTCGTGACCTTGGCCGCCATGCAGCTCGGCAAGCACGTGTACGTGCAAAAACCTTTAACTCACGACTTGCATGAAGCACGCGCCCTGACCGAAGCCGCCAAACGCTACAAAGTGGTAACCCAGATGGGTAACCAAGGTGCCTCCAACGACGGCGTACGGCAACTTCAGGAGTGGTACGACGCCAAAATCATCGGCGACGTGCATACGGTGTACTGCTGGACCGACCGGCCCGTGTGGCCGCAGGGCATTGCCTGGCCTACCGCTAAAGCAAGCACGCCCGCGGAACTAGACTGGGATTTGTGGCTCGGTACGGCGCCTTACCGAGAGTATGTTGATAAGCTGGTGCCCTTCAACTGGCGCGGCTGGTGGGACTATGGCACCGGCGCCCTTGGCGACATGGGCTGCCACCTGTTGGAAGCGCCTTTCCGCGTGCTGAATCTGCAATACGCCTCGGCTGTACAAGCCAGCGTAGGCAGCGTGTACGTCGACGAATTCAAGCGCGGCTACTTCCCCGAAAGCTGCCCGCCCTCCAGCCACGTCACGCTCACCTTCCCGAAAACCAACAAAACCAATGGTGAAGTAACGGTGCATTGGATGGACGGTGGCATCCAGCCTGAGCGCCCCGACGAGCTAGGCCCCAACGAAGTATTTGGCGACGGAGGCAATGGCATTCTTTTCGTGGGTAAGAAAGGCAAGATGATGGCCAGCACTTACTCGGCGGATCCGCGCTTGCTGCCTACCTCGCGCACCCAAGAAGTGAAGGTGAAGCAAACCTTGGCCCGCGTACCCGGAGGCGCTAACGGCCACTATGGGCAGTGGGTGGAAGCTTGCTTGGCCGGTTATGGCAACAAGCAAGTTAGTTCGCCTTTCGAGCTGGCAGGCCCTTTAACAGAAGCACTGCTCATGGCCAACCTCGCTATTCGAGGCTACGATTTGCAACGTCCGAATGTCAACGGCCAGGGCATGACGTATCCTGGTCGCGGCGTGGAATTGCTGTGGGACAACAATCAAATGAAGGTAACCAACCTGGATGAGGTTAACCGCTTTGTGAAGCGTGAGTACCGCACGGGTTGGCACCTAGGCTAA
- a CDS encoding glycoside hydrolase family 88 protein codes for MKTIRIGLALALLSTQALGQAALPKKTIRLAETQAALLLEQVPQAAQAKPAAAGKPALVSPRTLTPTGELVLVASRDWTSGFFPGYLWLLAEATGQEKWRTAAKTYTANIEPEKTNATTHDMGFKVYCSFGTGYRLTQDAAYRDVILQSARTLSTRFNPKVGALRSWDHHRETWGYPVIIDNMLNLELLFAATRISGDSSFYKIAVSHANTTLRNHFRADFSSYHVVDYDTLTGLVVKKNTHQGFADESAWARGQAWALYGYTMCYRETKNKAYLTQAENVARFLLNHPNLPKDLIPYWDFNAPSIPNEPRDASAAAVMASGLYELSTYSPNGALYRSKADKIMSSLTKHYTAKPGGSRGFLLLHSTGSKPANSEVDVPLIYADYYFMEALLRRKTLGPVNSVSKR; via the coding sequence ATGAAAACCATACGCATCGGCTTAGCCTTAGCACTATTGTCCACCCAAGCACTGGGCCAAGCGGCGCTGCCCAAAAAAACCATAAGACTGGCCGAAACACAGGCTGCTCTTTTGCTAGAACAGGTACCGCAGGCCGCGCAAGCGAAGCCCGCAGCGGCCGGCAAACCCGCGCTGGTGTCGCCACGCACGCTCACGCCCACCGGAGAACTGGTGCTAGTAGCATCGCGCGACTGGACCAGCGGCTTTTTCCCTGGCTATCTGTGGCTGCTAGCCGAAGCGACTGGTCAGGAAAAATGGCGCACGGCGGCCAAGACCTATACCGCCAATATCGAGCCCGAGAAAACCAATGCCACTACCCACGACATGGGATTTAAGGTGTATTGCAGCTTCGGGACCGGCTACCGCCTCACACAAGACGCTGCTTATCGGGACGTCATCTTGCAATCAGCGCGCACGCTGAGCACGCGCTTCAACCCGAAAGTAGGAGCACTGCGTTCTTGGGACCATCACCGCGAAACTTGGGGCTATCCGGTCATCATCGACAACATGCTGAACCTGGAGTTGCTGTTTGCTGCTACCCGCATCTCCGGCGACTCCTCGTTCTACAAAATAGCCGTCAGCCACGCTAACACCACACTGCGCAACCACTTCCGGGCCGACTTCAGCTCTTACCACGTCGTCGACTACGACACGCTCACTGGCCTAGTAGTTAAGAAAAACACGCACCAAGGTTTCGCCGACGAATCGGCGTGGGCGCGTGGGCAGGCGTGGGCCCTCTACGGGTATACCATGTGCTACCGCGAAACCAAAAACAAAGCCTACCTCACGCAGGCCGAGAACGTAGCCCGCTTCCTGCTCAACCACCCCAATCTGCCTAAAGACCTGATTCCATACTGGGACTTCAATGCCCCCTCTATTCCAAACGAACCGCGCGATGCGTCGGCCGCGGCCGTCATGGCCTCGGGCCTCTACGAGCTAAGCACCTACAGCCCCAACGGTGCCCTTTACCGTAGCAAAGCCGACAAGATCATGAGTAGCCTGACCAAGCACTACACCGCCAAGCCCGGCGGCAGCCGTGGGTTTCTGCTGCTGCACAGCACCGGTTCCAAGCCCGCCAACAGCGAAGTAGACGTGCCGCTCATCTACGCCGATTATTACTTTATGGAAGCCTTACTACGCCGCAAGACCCTCGGCCCGGTTAACAGTGTCTCGAAGCGCTAG
- a CDS encoding alkaline phosphatase family protein — translation MHTTHKILFGCWLALNAATVFTTQAQQPVFTSQAGRVLLPNGWYLSPAGTNSLPLGDLPLNLQVSPNGKLLAVTNNGQSQQTIQLLDSKTEKLLDEKVIAKSWYGLKFSADSKQLYASGGNDNIILVYNTAGNKLGPADTLRLGKAWPKDKISPTGIELDNKRHLLYTVTKEDNSLYVVDTRTKATVKKVALGHEAYGCLLSPDKKTLYISLWGGDKIAFYDTQTGQLTGEVATESHPNELTQTRNGRYLFVANANDNSVSLIDTRARKVLEVISTALYPTKLTGSTTNALALSPDEKTLYIANADNNCLAVFNVATPGKSSARGFIPTGWYPTSVKALGRKILVANGKGFSSLPNPAGPQPVKKTDNSGSHTGITGQQQVQYIGSLFKGTLSFIQQPDETQLTAYSKQVYANSPFTGQTKVKSTSEAGNPIPKQVGEKSPIKYVFYVIKENRTYDQILGDMPEGNGDSTLCIFPEKVSPNHHALAREFVLLDNFYVNAEVSADGHNWSMAAYATDYTEKTWPTNYGGRGGTYDYEGTRKIAYPRDGYIWDYCQRAGLSYRSYGEFADNGKATLKSLENHICPKSPGFNMDIKDVERVRIWKQDFDSLLAKGAVPQFSTIRLSNDHTSGQRKGKYTPIAAVADNDLALGQLVEHLSKSAIWKETAIFVLEDDAQNGPDHVDAHRSPAFVISPYTRRNSVNHTLYSTSGILRTMELILGLPPMSQYDAAALPLSDCFTATPTLTPYQAKAARVNLDARNVAWNKSAEKSERFNLANEDAIPDLELNEVIWKAIKGENAVAPAPRRGAFLQLEQKRKDDDDDD, via the coding sequence GTGCATACCACTCATAAGATACTTTTTGGCTGTTGGCTGGCACTCAATGCTGCCACTGTGTTCACAACGCAGGCACAGCAACCCGTTTTCACTAGCCAGGCGGGCCGAGTGCTGCTGCCCAATGGCTGGTACTTAAGCCCGGCTGGCACCAACTCATTGCCGCTCGGTGACTTGCCACTGAACCTGCAAGTGTCGCCCAACGGGAAACTGCTGGCAGTTACCAACAACGGGCAGAGCCAGCAGACCATTCAGCTGCTCGATTCGAAAACCGAAAAGCTGCTCGATGAAAAGGTAATTGCCAAATCTTGGTACGGCCTGAAGTTCAGCGCCGACAGCAAGCAGCTTTATGCATCCGGTGGCAACGACAACATTATTCTGGTTTACAACACGGCAGGCAACAAGCTCGGTCCAGCGGATACCCTCCGACTGGGTAAGGCGTGGCCTAAAGACAAAATCAGCCCCACTGGGATTGAACTGGACAACAAGCGGCATTTACTCTACACTGTCACCAAGGAAGACAACTCGCTGTACGTAGTGGACACCCGTACCAAAGCCACTGTCAAAAAGGTGGCGCTAGGGCACGAAGCTTACGGCTGCTTACTGTCACCCGACAAGAAAACGCTATATATCTCGCTCTGGGGCGGCGACAAGATAGCATTCTACGACACTCAAACGGGGCAGTTAACTGGCGAAGTTGCCACAGAAAGTCACCCCAATGAGTTAACTCAGACCCGCAATGGCCGGTACCTGTTCGTGGCTAATGCCAACGACAACTCGGTTTCGTTGATTGACACCCGCGCCCGCAAGGTGTTGGAGGTTATTTCCACGGCGCTGTACCCAACTAAACTCACGGGCTCTACCACTAATGCGCTGGCGCTTTCGCCTGACGAGAAGACCCTCTACATCGCCAACGCCGACAACAACTGTTTGGCGGTGTTCAATGTCGCTACACCGGGCAAAAGCTCGGCTCGGGGCTTTATTCCTACGGGCTGGTACCCGACGAGCGTGAAAGCCTTGGGGCGCAAAATTCTGGTTGCCAACGGCAAAGGTTTCTCGTCCTTGCCTAACCCAGCCGGTCCGCAGCCCGTGAAGAAAACCGACAATAGCGGCTCCCATACGGGCATCACGGGGCAACAGCAAGTGCAGTACATCGGCAGCTTGTTTAAGGGCACTTTGTCGTTTATTCAGCAACCCGACGAAACGCAGCTAACTGCCTATTCCAAGCAGGTGTATGCCAATTCACCTTTCACAGGCCAAACAAAAGTCAAGAGTACAAGCGAGGCAGGCAACCCCATTCCGAAGCAGGTCGGAGAAAAGTCGCCCATCAAGTACGTGTTCTATGTGATCAAAGAAAACCGCACCTACGACCAAATTCTAGGGGACATGCCCGAAGGCAACGGGGACTCGACCTTATGCATATTCCCCGAGAAGGTTTCGCCCAACCATCACGCGCTGGCTCGCGAGTTTGTGCTGCTCGACAATTTCTACGTGAATGCCGAAGTAAGCGCCGATGGCCATAACTGGAGCATGGCCGCTTACGCCACCGACTACACCGAGAAAACCTGGCCCACCAACTACGGCGGCCGCGGCGGCACCTACGACTATGAAGGCACCCGCAAAATTGCCTACCCCCGCGACGGGTACATTTGGGACTACTGCCAACGGGCAGGCCTGAGCTACCGCAGCTACGGTGAGTTTGCCGACAATGGAAAAGCCACCCTCAAGTCGCTGGAAAACCACATCTGCCCGAAGTCGCCCGGCTTCAACATGGACATCAAAGATGTGGAGCGGGTTCGGATTTGGAAGCAGGACTTCGACTCGTTGTTGGCGAAGGGTGCCGTCCCGCAGTTCAGCACCATCCGGCTCAGCAACGACCACACCAGCGGCCAACGCAAAGGCAAGTACACGCCCATTGCGGCCGTCGCCGACAACGACTTGGCCCTCGGGCAGTTGGTGGAGCACTTATCGAAAAGCGCCATCTGGAAAGAGACGGCCATATTCGTGCTGGAAGACGACGCGCAAAACGGGCCCGACCATGTGGATGCGCATCGCTCGCCGGCTTTTGTTATTAGCCCCTACACGCGCCGCAACAGCGTCAACCATACGCTCTACTCCACCTCCGGCATCTTGCGCACCATGGAGCTGATTCTCGGCTTACCGCCAATGAGCCAATACGATGCCGCCGCCTTGCCTCTCTCCGACTGCTTCACGGCAACGCCCACACTGACCCCATACCAAGCAAAAGCTGCCCGCGTGAACCTAGATGCCCGCAATGTGGCCTGGAACAAAAGCGCGGAAAAGTCGGAGCGCTTCAACTTGGCTAATGAGGATGCCATTCCGGACTTGGAACTGAACGAGGTAATATGGAAGGCCATCAAAGGCGAAAACGCTGTGGCTCCGGCTCCCCGCCGTGGCGCTTTCCTACAGCTAGAGCAAAAGCGCAAGGATGACGACGATGACGATTGA
- a CDS encoding PfkB family carbohydrate kinase, with protein MNSPATIACFGDLLWDMLPTGRRPAGDALRMALHLQRIGQPVQLISAVGDDELGRELLACCTDQGLENHLIQQSKTHLTGVVKTTQHHGRAASWKIVEPVAWDYIQCSAAARTAVQQARILVYSSLVTRNFTSRETLYRLLLDAPFKVFDVNLRPQHYSREVVKYLLQQADLVKLEQHELTEIIGWFGQPAEPTTALPWLAGRFGLQAICLMQKMGGALLWTNHELFTCPPATGQDKPFNGAAFLASLLDNWLQQHGPAECLRRASAASAPLVQIEHCFTSSG; from the coding sequence ATGAATTCGCCTGCTACCATCGCCTGCTTTGGAGACCTTCTGTGGGACATGCTGCCAACCGGCCGGCGGCCCGCTGGTGATGCCCTGCGTATGGCCTTGCATTTGCAGCGGATTGGTCAACCGGTGCAGCTCATCAGCGCTGTTGGCGACGACGAATTGGGCCGCGAACTGCTTGCCTGCTGCACCGACCAAGGCCTGGAAAACCACCTGATTCAGCAAAGCAAAACACACCTGACGGGCGTTGTTAAAACCACTCAGCACCACGGCCGCGCGGCCAGTTGGAAGATAGTTGAGCCCGTCGCCTGGGATTATATTCAATGCTCGGCAGCGGCTCGCACGGCGGTTCAGCAGGCCCGGATACTGGTCTATAGTTCGTTGGTGACCCGCAATTTCACTTCGCGGGAAACGCTCTACCGGCTGCTACTCGACGCCCCATTCAAGGTATTTGATGTGAACCTGCGGCCCCAGCACTACAGCCGCGAAGTAGTGAAGTACCTGTTGCAGCAGGCCGATTTAGTGAAGCTGGAACAGCACGAGCTAACGGAGATTATAGGGTGGTTTGGCCAACCTGCTGAGCCCACTACTGCGCTCCCCTGGCTGGCCGGGCGATTCGGGTTGCAAGCCATTTGCCTGATGCAGAAAATGGGTGGTGCTCTCCTGTGGACTAACCACGAACTCTTTACCTGTCCGCCAGCAACTGGGCAGGATAAGCCATTCAACGGCGCCGCTTTTTTGGCCTCCTTACTCGACAATTGGTTGCAGCAGCACGGCCCCGCCGAGTGCTTGCGCCGCGCAAGTGCCGCCAGTGCTCCACTAGTGCAAATAGAGCATTGCTTTACTTCCTCTGGCTGA